The region GCGCGTGCCGGTGCGGCTGGTGGTTAGCGGAGGCGCGGCTGACGAAGTGGCAGGTGCGCTGAAAGTACCGCATACTCGCCACGATTCGCTGGTGCTATCTGGGCTTGCTCTGATTGCTGCCGAGAGCACGACGGTGCGGGACACCTGAACTGCGGCCAGAGAAATAAATGGCGGCTCAACTTCTGGACGGGGAATATTAACGATGCTGCGCTGGCTGATAGCCATATTGTTTCTTGCCAACATGCTCGCATTCGTCGCGATGCGCGGCGTATTCGGCCCGACGCCTACAGCCGGCGGACGCGAGCCGAACCACCTGAACCGCCAGATTCATCCGGAGTGGTTGAAGATAAAGCCCGTGACAGCAGCCGAAGCCGCCGACCAGGCGATCGTGGGCGGCCCGGCGCCCACGGCGCCGATTGCGGCGTCGGCGTTGCCGCAGTAAAGAACAGACACGGAGAAGCACTCACCAGGCGACGTGAGAAGCACCGCCCGCCGCGCGAGCGGCCGGAAGCAACGTCAGCGACGCGCAGCGAAAGAGCAGCCAAGAAAGACACGCCACATACGGTGTTGGAAGTACCGCTGCGGCGCGCGCAGCGCCGCCGGAAGAATGACTGCCTTGTCACCAGCGCGGAGTGCGCGAGAACACTGATTCCAGATGCACCACAACCGTGACTGCGCGAGGGACCCGCTTAGCATTAGCGGTGTAAAGCCGCTTTCTTTTGCCTACTTTTCTTTGCGGCAGGCGCCCCGAAGGAAGTCCACTTGGTGGACAAAGAAAAGTAGGTGCCGCCCCGCACAGGGGCAACACTAATAAACCAATAACAATTCAAGAAAAGGCCAACACCGCAGACAAACAACCAATGCGGCCGCCAAAGGCAAAAACCAAACCTCACTCTTTTGCCCGAACCTTCTTCAAAAGCGCGGTAGTCGACCGCTCATGCTCGAAGGGAATAGCCAAAGCCTTCCCACCCCATCCCCGAACAATCGCCGACTCCGGCAAAGCATCCATATCGTAATCACCGCCCTTAACGAGCACATCCGGCCGCAGCGCCGAAATCAACTCAACGGGCGTCTGCTCACCAAAGCAAACCACATAATCGACGCTCTCGAGGGCAGCGAGCAAGGCCATCCGATCAGCCTCATTATTGATAGGCCGATCATCTCCTTTCCCGAGCATGCGAACAGAAGCATCGCTGTTCACGCCAACGATGAGACAAGCGCCGAGAGCCTTAGCATCAGCGAGATAAGTCACATGTCCGCGATGCAGAATATCGAACACACCGTTGGTAAAAACAACCGGCGCCGGCATAGAAGTACGAAGCCCAACAAGCGCATCGCGCGTAAAAATTTTGCGTTCGAAAGTAGCAGCCATGACGGAGTCAGAAAGAAAAAAAGAAGTGTCGCCACGATACACGCCGAACGGCATGAAGCAAAACAGCCCAGCAAGCTCACGCCTGCCGGGCCGTTCTTAAAACCAACAAACCAGCCCGCGGCGTAAACGCCAACGAACCGGAATACCGTCAAGCCGGCTGTTCAGCCGACTTCTGATCAGCCTGCAACCTCGCGACCACTTCCTTGCGATAGCGATTCAATTCCTGCGCCGTATTGAACGTGCGCTCGAACAGAATCGACAGATTGTGCAGAATCCGTTCGACCACCTTCTTTTCCCAGCCGTCGTCGAAACGGATCTGCTCGTCGAGCCAGCGTTCCAGCCATTCCGGATCCGGCAGACGCGATTGAATCGTGTCGCGCGGGAACAGCGCCTGATTCACGTGCAGGTTGGTCGGGTGCAGCGGCTTTTCAGTGCGGCGCGCCGATGCCATCAAGACGCCGATCTTCGCGAACGCAGCACGCGCGATGTCGCCGGTTTGCGTCATCGCTTTCTTCATGTAGCGCAGATAGGCGCCGCCATGCCGCGCTTCGTCGCGCGAAATGGTTTCGTAGATGGCCTTGATGACGGGCTCGGTATGCCATTCGGCTGCGCGGCGATACCAGTGATTCAGGCGGATTTCGCCGCAGAAGTGCAGCATCAGCGTTTCGAGCGGCGGCGCCGGATCGAATTCGAAGCGCACGGCGTGCAGTTCTTCTTCGGTCGGGCACATTTCCGGCTTGAAACGGCGCAGATACTCCATCAGCACCAGCGAGTGCTTCTGTTCTTCGAAGAACCACACGCTCATGAATGCGGAGAAATCGCTGTCGTGATGATTGTCACGCAGGAACATTTCCGTGGCGGGCAACGCCGACCATTCGGTGATCGCATTCATCTTGATCGTCGCGGCCTGCTCGTCGGTCAATAGCGATGCATCGAACTTGTCCCAGGGAATGTCTTTCTCCATGTCCCATCGAACGGATTCGAGCGATTTATAAAGTTCCGGATAAAGCATGGTGTTCATAGTCCCACCCCTGTTCTGCGCATACTGTCTGTGTCTGTTACTACTTACGTGTAGCACTTTTGCTTACGACGAACGAAACGCACCGTTTGTCGGCCAAGCATTCAATTTTACGCGGTAATCGGCCGCCTAGATGCACCTGGCAGCAAAGAAGTCCTGGGCGTTTGCACAGCGGCGACAACCATAGGTTTTGCGCTGCGCGGCCAACCGTGGGTGAGGGATACCCTGTGCCTGAGGTCGAGCCAGTTCGCGATGAAAACCGCACCGTCCAGCCCTACGCCGGTTGTGCCGGCTGCGAATGGAGCAAGGGCGGCTGGATTGGTTGTTTTTCAGCGCACGCCCAAAAGCCAAATAAAGCTTACACAATGATAGCACGCTGACTTTACGGAACCCGCGCGGTTAGCGCCGCAATCCCAGTGCCAGATTGACCGGCCTCAATAAAACCGGCAATTAAGCGAGTGTGACCGGCGATCATGGTCAAAATCGTGACAGGCGGCGAATTCACGTTCGTTTGCGCCGCCTGTGTATGGCTCTCGTGCCGGCCCGTTTCATTCCTGCTAAATGGACTTTTTTGTCGCTCGCGGGCTGGCAGTCGAACTGCTTGCGCGCCTGGCGGACGACGGCGCCCGTTTCGCCGCGGGACGTTTTGCCGCAGCTTCGGCCTCGCCACCCGCTTTCGCCGACGCCGTTTGCTCGTTCGCTTCCGCTTCTTCCCGCGACGCCGCCGCGGTCCCGCTCGCCGCGCCCGCGCTTGCGGCGCCCGGTTGGGTCATCGCGAACTGGGCAATCTGGTTGAATTGCGATTGCAGCAGATCCCACCAGGCGGAGGTGTCGAAGGGCGGCGTTGCGGCGGTATCGGCAGTGTCGGTGCCGGATTCGGCGCTTTCCGACGAAC is a window of Paraburkholderia sp. IMGN_8 DNA encoding:
- a CDS encoding ferritin-like domain-containing protein; translated protein: MNTMLYPELYKSLESVRWDMEKDIPWDKFDASLLTDEQAATIKMNAITEWSALPATEMFLRDNHHDSDFSAFMSVWFFEEQKHSLVLMEYLRRFKPEMCPTEEELHAVRFEFDPAPPLETLMLHFCGEIRLNHWYRRAAEWHTEPVIKAIYETISRDEARHGGAYLRYMKKAMTQTGDIARAAFAKIGVLMASARRTEKPLHPTNLHVNQALFPRDTIQSRLPDPEWLERWLDEQIRFDDGWEKKVVERILHNLSILFERTFNTAQELNRYRKEVVARLQADQKSAEQPA
- the rfaE2 gene encoding D-glycero-beta-D-manno-heptose 1-phosphate adenylyltransferase, with product MAATFERKIFTRDALVGLRTSMPAPVVFTNGVFDILHRGHVTYLADAKALGACLIVGVNSDASVRMLGKGDDRPINNEADRMALLAALESVDYVVCFGEQTPVELISALRPDVLVKGGDYDMDALPESAIVRGWGGKALAIPFEHERSTTALLKKVRAKE